A stretch of Castanea sativa cultivar Marrone di Chiusa Pesio chromosome 2, ASM4071231v1 DNA encodes these proteins:
- the LOC142624099 gene encoding transcription factor bHLH18-like: MEISSAKWISELEMEDPTFIHQYEINSFGYSLDDLDFNSFSGESYPSNPDLNPKSTYNFHASVIENPHTDLGRPAKQLKTNSWNSCATDHIPSKAASSSSSHFISFENSNSPPAISQQVYGLDCTMKQKNEAASDRNTNFPAMISESSFGMQNCSSKHGQVPKKVASMTRTPLHAQDHVLAERKRREKLSQRFIALSAVVPGLKKMDKASVLGDAIKYLKQLQERVKTLEEQAAKKTMESVVFVKKTRLSAADDTSSSEDNSDSESNEQLPQIEARVLEKDVLIRIHCENRKGYAAKILGEIEKLDLAIVNSSVLPFGNSTLDITVVAQMDVDFCMTVKDLARNLRQALLKLV, translated from the exons ATGGAAATCTCATCTGCCAAATGGATATCTGAACTG GAAATGGAAGATCCCACCTTTATACATCAATACGAGATCAACTCTTTCGGATACTCACTTGATGATCTcgattttaattctttttctggTGAGAGCTACCCATCCAACCCAGATCTCAATCCCAAAAGCACATACAACTTTCATGCTTCAGTCATAGAAAATCCTCATACTGACCTTGGGAGACCGGCAAAACAGCTCAAGACAAACAGTTGGAATTCTTGCGCCACCGACCATATTCCTTCAAAGGCtgcttcttcatcttcctcacatttcatttcattcGAGAACTCAAACTCACCCCCAGCCATTTCACAGCAAGTTTATGGTCTAGACTGCACCATGAAACAAAAGAACGAGGCGGCTTCTGATAGAAATACGAATTTCCCAGCTATGATTTCTGAGAGTTCCTTTGGGATGCAAAATTGTTCATCAAAACATGGACAGGTCCCCAAGAAGGTAGCTTCAATGACTAGAACTCCTTTACATGCACAAGATCATGTATTAGCAGAGAGAAAGCGCCGAGAAAAGCTTAGCCAGCGGTTTATAGCACTTTCTGCAGTTGTTCCTGGCCTAAAGAAG ATGGATAAGGCTTCTGTCCTGGGAGACGCTATTAAGTACTTGAAACAGCTTCAAGAACGTGTAAAGACACTCGAAGAGCAGGCTGCAAAGAAAACGATGGAATCAGTGGTTTTTGTGAAGAAGACTCGACTCTCGGCCGCTGATGACACATCTTCATCTGAGGATAACTCGGATAGCGAATCCAATGAACAACTCCCCCAAATTGAAGCTAGAGTTTTGGAGAAGGATGTACTTATTAGAATCCATTGTGAGAACCGCAAAGGCTATGCAGCAAAAATACTAGGCGAAATAGAGAAACTTGATCTAGCTATCGTAAATAGCAGTGTCTTGCCATTTGGAAATTCGACACTTGATATAACTGTTGTTGCTCAG ATGGACGTTGATTTCTGCATGACAGTGAAAGATCTTGCGAGAAACCTACGACAGGCATTGCTGAAACTCGTTTGA